In one window of Fibrobacter sp. UBA4297 DNA:
- a CDS encoding dihydroorotate oxidase produces MSNNCINHEYYMRVSDRILALIRRIFHNNPEFRHDSLKHVARFAPVIPFMGGRPDLSKTLNRVVTFADGSNPLHFGCPIMLAAGANKTAKRICDFANMGFGGISVGTATRHVREGNTHRPRIGFIEKDRAIHNSMGLNNDGVDAVTRRVDTQITAAHRVQMCVGISVAETPGLTDENEKLKDIVESFSIAYRVADYVEINLSCPNTGENRLDLDMTLVNKIFTAITDYRNKQPVRKAIYAKLSPDMPENHTATIMDMLVKVGVNGVVMGNTYPTKKVTDLPVHVKYDDLTPLRADGDRGGMSGRPLYENMVRNVKFIREHYPQMSVIACGGIDHGYKIYDLIKLGVDAVQCYSVVAFRWMAAHAMRKELEEALSKDGFKSLADYDAKNSDAKNPKG; encoded by the coding sequence ATGAGTAATAATTGCATCAACCACGAATACTATATGCGCGTGAGTGACCGCATTTTGGCACTTATTCGCCGTATTTTCCACAATAATCCGGAATTTCGCCATGATTCCCTGAAGCATGTGGCCCGCTTTGCCCCGGTTATCCCGTTTATGGGTGGTCGCCCGGACTTGAGCAAGACTTTGAATCGCGTGGTAACGTTTGCGGATGGCTCAAATCCGCTCCATTTTGGTTGCCCGATAATGCTCGCGGCTGGTGCAAACAAGACGGCGAAACGCATTTGCGATTTTGCCAACATGGGCTTTGGCGGCATTTCTGTCGGGACTGCAACCCGCCACGTCCGCGAAGGAAACACGCACAGACCGCGTATCGGTTTTATCGAGAAAGACCGTGCAATTCATAACAGCATGGGCCTCAACAACGATGGCGTCGATGCGGTAACCCGTCGCGTGGATACACAGATTACCGCAGCTCACAGGGTTCAAATGTGCGTGGGCATCTCTGTTGCCGAAACGCCGGGTCTCACGGACGAAAACGAAAAGCTTAAAGACATCGTTGAAAGTTTCTCCATCGCTTACCGCGTGGCGGACTACGTCGAAATCAACCTGAGCTGCCCGAATACGGGGGAAAACCGCCTCGATTTGGACATGACGCTTGTCAATAAGATTTTTACCGCCATCACGGACTATCGCAATAAACAGCCGGTCCGCAAAGCCATTTATGCAAAACTCAGCCCGGATATGCCCGAAAACCATACGGCGACCATCATGGATATGCTGGTGAAGGTGGGCGTGAACGGCGTTGTCATGGGCAACACGTACCCGACAAAGAAAGTTACGGACCTCCCGGTTCATGTGAAGTACGACGATTTGACTCCGCTCCGTGCCGATGGCGATCGCGGTGGCATGTCTGGCCGCCCTCTTTACGAAAATATGGTGCGCAATGTCAAGTTTATTCGTGAACATTACCCGCAGATGAGCGTGATCGCCTGCGGTGGCATTGACCACGGTTACAAGATTTACGACCTCATCAAGCTCGGTGTCGATGCGGTGCAGTGCTATTCTGTGGTGGCTTTCCGCTGGATGGCTGCCCATGCGATGCGTAAGGAACTTGAAGAAGCGCTCTCAAAAGA
- a CDS encoding M20/M25/M40 family metallo-hydrolase translates to MQNKIKKDIHENMPHYIDMLSSLVAIPSISFDNFDQKYVLDSANAVKAMFEKAGLTNIQFLMPPSGRPSVYAESLTSPDKPTILLYAHHDVQPPMREALWDTPPFTATQKGDRLFGRGTADDKAGIITHLAALEQVRRELKSNGPNLKFIIEGEEESGSAGFERILTEHAELLKSDAVIIADLGNFAKGTPSITTTLRGMSAINVTLRATKAPLHSGSWSGPIPDPAQALCRMIASLTDKDGKILIPHYEDDIIPPTKEELESYKSLGMTEKIFRNDGGVLEQVKLNVPEEEILLSLWRRPSIIVSTIESGSRVNAGNVLQDSAYARIGIRLAPGMDAVKCTDMLADFLKAQVPNNMEITIDKEDGANPFTTDTNHPFFKKMSEAMADAYASPTKFIGCGASIPGAELFRNTLGNIPILLTGLEDPECNAHGENESLYLPDFESGIVAEALFFASIS, encoded by the coding sequence ATGCAAAACAAAATCAAGAAAGATATTCACGAAAACATGCCACATTATATCGACATGCTTTCGAGCTTGGTAGCCATTCCATCCATCAGTTTTGACAATTTTGACCAAAAGTACGTTTTGGATAGCGCGAACGCCGTCAAGGCGATGTTTGAAAAAGCGGGACTCACGAACATCCAGTTTTTGATGCCGCCAAGCGGGCGTCCGAGCGTTTATGCAGAAAGCCTCACCAGCCCAGACAAGCCGACCATCCTTTTGTACGCTCATCACGACGTGCAGCCGCCCATGCGAGAAGCTTTGTGGGACACGCCGCCGTTTACCGCTACGCAGAAAGGCGACCGCCTCTTTGGACGAGGCACTGCTGACGACAAGGCGGGAATCATCACGCATCTCGCAGCCCTTGAACAGGTTCGCCGCGAACTCAAGAGCAACGGTCCGAACCTAAAGTTCATTATCGAAGGCGAAGAAGAATCCGGGAGCGCAGGCTTCGAAAGGATTCTCACGGAACATGCAGAACTCTTGAAGAGCGACGCCGTCATTATTGCAGACCTCGGGAACTTCGCCAAGGGAACACCATCTATCACGACGACGCTCCGCGGCATGAGCGCCATCAACGTCACCCTCCGCGCGACAAAGGCCCCGCTCCATTCCGGTTCGTGGTCCGGCCCGATTCCCGACCCCGCCCAGGCGCTTTGCCGCATGATTGCAAGCCTCACGGACAAGGACGGCAAGATTCTCATCCCGCATTACGAAGATGACATTATCCCGCCGACAAAGGAAGAGCTCGAATCTTACAAGTCGCTCGGCATGACAGAAAAGATTTTCCGCAACGACGGTGGCGTTCTTGAACAAGTCAAGTTGAACGTGCCCGAAGAAGAAATTCTGCTATCACTGTGGCGCCGCCCGAGCATCATCGTAAGCACGATTGAGTCCGGATCCCGCGTAAACGCCGGTAACGTGCTGCAAGACAGCGCCTATGCCCGAATCGGCATCCGCCTTGCTCCCGGCATGGACGCCGTGAAATGCACCGACATGCTCGCCGACTTCCTCAAGGCCCAAGTTCCGAACAACATGGAAATCACCATCGACAAGGAAGACGGCGCAAATCCGTTCACAACCGACACAAACCACCCGTTTTTCAAGAAGATGAGTGAAGCCATGGCGGACGCTTACGCCTCCCCCACTAAGTTCATTGGCTGCGGCGCAAGCATCCCGGGCGCAGAGCTTTTCCGCAACACGCTCGGAAACATCCCAATTTTGCTCACGGGCCTCGAAGACCCAGAATGCAACGCCCATGGCGAAAACGAAAGCCTTTACCTGCCCGATTTCGAAAGCGGAATCGTTGCAGAAGCGCTTTTCTTTGCATCCATTTCGTAA
- a CDS encoding NAD-dependent deacylase, with protein MKRKRLVVLTGAGISAESGLRTFRGNDGMWEHENIEDVCTPDALRRDPKRVKDFYNFLRKGLPEHAPNAAHIALAKLEERLGDEFLLVTQNVDDLHERGGSKRVLHMHGDLMKLRCTKNEHEFEFTGEETLDTKCPICGSPVRPDIVFFGETPLYMDEIQEALMNCDEFAYIGTSSVVYPAAGFKSFAKSYGAKVTCLNLEAPYGDPYTDVVIQGKATEVVPQWCEEFK; from the coding sequence ATGAAACGTAAAAGACTCGTCGTACTGACAGGCGCAGGAATCAGCGCGGAATCTGGCCTCCGCACATTCCGCGGAAATGATGGCATGTGGGAACACGAAAACATCGAAGACGTCTGCACACCGGACGCCCTCCGTCGTGACCCGAAGCGCGTCAAGGACTTTTACAACTTCTTGCGAAAGGGGCTCCCCGAGCACGCTCCGAATGCGGCGCACATCGCGCTTGCCAAGCTCGAAGAGCGCCTCGGCGACGAATTCTTGCTCGTGACGCAGAATGTCGACGACCTCCACGAACGTGGAGGAAGCAAGCGCGTTTTGCACATGCACGGAGACCTGATGAAACTCCGTTGCACCAAGAACGAGCATGAATTCGAATTCACGGGCGAAGAAACATTGGACACAAAATGCCCGATTTGCGGAAGCCCCGTGCGCCCGGACATTGTGTTCTTTGGAGAAACGCCTTTGTACATGGACGAGATTCAGGAAGCTCTGATGAACTGCGACGAATTCGCTTACATCGGCACGAGCAGCGTCGTGTATCCAGCAGCAGGTTTCAAGAGCTTTGCGAAATCGTACGGCGCCAAAGTCACTTGCCTGAATCTAGAAGCACCCTACGGCGACCCGTATACAGACGTCGTCATTCAAGGGAAAGCGACCGAAGTCGTGCCCCAGTGGTGCGAAGAATTTAAGTAG
- a CDS encoding Hpt domain-containing protein — MITIEKLNSFGANTAEGLERCFGNEALYLKLVTTIPDDATFERLEKKVAAKDLDGAFEAAHALKGVLGNLSLTPLYTLAVEITELLRNRTQMDYSALLVKFFEKRDELGKLCAE, encoded by the coding sequence GTGATTACTATTGAAAAACTAAATTCGTTTGGTGCAAATACCGCTGAAGGCCTTGAACGCTGCTTTGGAAACGAAGCCCTGTATTTGAAACTGGTGACGACGATTCCTGACGACGCTACTTTTGAACGATTGGAGAAGAAAGTTGCGGCCAAGGACTTGGATGGTGCGTTTGAAGCGGCTCATGCGCTAAAGGGCGTTCTCGGGAACCTTTCGCTCACGCCGCTATATACGCTTGCTGTCGAGATTACCGAACTCTTGCGCAATCGCACGCAAATGGATTACAGCGCACTTTTGGTCAAATTTTTCGAAAAACGAGATGAGCTCGGCAAGCTTTGTGCTGAATAA
- a CDS encoding two-component system response regulator — MDFVGQQGVLRRRVLVVDDEMVNREILGNFLSTVYTVDYASNAKIALGMLMNPDVEYSLVLLDLIMPVMSGIEFLEHRVESDRLKSIPVVVMTSEKTFEIKCLKLGAADFITKPFNLPEVVLARCERIIELFEKKSIIRNTEKDVLTGLLAKDYFFEYVRRSELLGKQIPRDALVFDIERFHLVNEFCGRAFGNMLLSKIGEALLALIPQMNAFACRAHADTFYIFAEHQEDYSDLRKALDSVIASFFHISNIRIRYGIWENVSREFEIEVWFDRAKIACDSNRGDSSKCIARYNNELHAKYIFEETLIHDLDEAIANKELKVYYQPKYSIVGEKPRLTSAEALVRWIHPKLGFINPGDFIPLFESNGLIRKVDNYVWKESAAQIRRWKDLYGESIPVSVNVSRINIMDPDLEAKLEDICSRYEISTSEIMLEVTESAYSENTNRLVEVVDKLRKNGFRIEMDDFGAGYSSLNMITTVPVDVLKIDMSFVRNMEKDECNLKLVKIIIEIAKFLKIPSVAEGVETESQLNMLKQMGCDIIQGYYFSKPVPAMDFAPFIEREISEKNLKKGNNL; from the coding sequence ATGGATTTTGTTGGACAACAAGGTGTTTTAAGGCGTCGTGTACTTGTTGTAGACGACGAAATGGTGAACCGCGAAATTTTAGGAAATTTCCTTTCGACGGTTTATACGGTCGATTACGCGAGCAATGCGAAAATCGCACTTGGGATGCTGATGAATCCCGATGTCGAGTATTCGCTTGTGTTGCTGGACTTGATTATGCCTGTGATGAGTGGCATCGAGTTCCTGGAACACCGCGTTGAAAGCGATCGCCTCAAGTCGATTCCTGTTGTCGTAATGACTTCGGAGAAGACTTTTGAAATCAAGTGTCTAAAGCTTGGAGCCGCTGATTTTATCACAAAACCGTTCAATTTGCCCGAAGTTGTATTAGCTCGGTGCGAGCGCATTATTGAACTTTTTGAAAAGAAAAGTATCATCCGCAATACCGAAAAAGATGTGCTTACGGGGCTTTTGGCTAAAGACTACTTCTTTGAGTATGTACGCCGATCGGAACTGTTGGGTAAGCAGATCCCCAGGGACGCTCTGGTTTTCGATATTGAACGCTTCCATTTGGTGAATGAATTTTGTGGGCGTGCTTTTGGCAATATGCTCCTTTCCAAAATTGGTGAAGCCCTGCTCGCGCTCATTCCGCAGATGAATGCTTTTGCATGCCGTGCCCATGCGGATACGTTCTACATTTTTGCAGAGCATCAGGAAGATTATTCTGATTTGCGTAAAGCCTTAGATTCTGTAATTGCAAGCTTTTTCCATATCAGCAATATTCGAATCCGTTATGGAATTTGGGAAAATGTCAGCCGAGAATTCGAAATTGAAGTTTGGTTTGACCGCGCAAAGATCGCCTGTGATTCAAATCGCGGTGATTCATCGAAATGTATTGCGCGTTACAATAATGAATTGCATGCAAAGTATATTTTTGAAGAAACTCTCATCCATGATCTTGATGAAGCCATTGCCAATAAGGAATTGAAAGTCTATTACCAGCCCAAGTATAGCATTGTGGGTGAAAAACCGCGACTGACGAGCGCTGAGGCGCTGGTGCGTTGGATTCATCCGAAACTGGGCTTCATTAATCCAGGTGATTTTATTCCTTTATTTGAATCTAACGGGCTTATCCGCAAAGTGGATAACTATGTGTGGAAGGAATCTGCTGCACAAATCCGACGTTGGAAAGATTTGTATGGTGAATCTATACCGGTATCTGTGAACGTCTCCCGTATCAACATCATGGATCCAGATCTTGAAGCAAAGCTGGAAGACATTTGTTCAAGGTATGAAATTTCTACGAGCGAAATCATGCTGGAAGTCACAGAAAGTGCATATTCCGAAAATACGAATAGACTTGTTGAGGTTGTTGACAAGCTACGTAAAAATGGATTCCGCATAGAAATGGATGACTTTGGTGCAGGATACTCGTCCTTGAACATGATTACTACGGTCCCGGTTGATGTATTAAAGATTGATATGTCTTTTGTCCGTAATATGGAAAAGGACGAATGCAACTTGAAACTCGTAAAGATTATTATTGAAATTGCGAAGTTTCTCAAGATTCCGTCAGTTGCTGAAGGCGTTGAAACCGAATCTCAGTTGAACATGTTAAAACAAATGGGCTGTGATATTATTCAGGGGTATTACTTCTCCAAGCCTGTGCCTGCAATGGATTTTGCTCCATTTATAGAGCGTGAAATAAGTGAAAAAAATTTGAAAAAAGGGAATAACCTGTGA
- a CDS encoding hybrid sensor histidine kinase/response regulator, with the protein MVWKKRNGVKDTAVGNIVMAIALIAGFIFLGYSAVQNVSSMFMEELAGRREQFVESKLEDYINSLEFAVELLTTENLSSENNFQSYQYRLKHVYGLERFAFVDSNGLIYTSNGTRNDIDLYDFDYKNLTKPVISLKKADDENKTLIVAIPINNKYYNQKKLVVSFMEITIARLLEGVSLQLDTNSAASCNIYTKDGKSLKSMVLGGLTNDENLFTAMEHATFEDGYTIDKIRDDFAAHRQGSTSFSYNGMQETVYYMPVKSTDWMLTYLVRDNVSTEQMSYFSEGILERNLIIAIIILFVIIILFIFFLIQTRRTAKLKIEREIIDAENRVKQKKLEDELELQQKLIDQERKRNEQSYMITAMASDYQSVFYVDLEEDISICYRKNDSVPTPFKKGDKFKFSESFTQYAHKYVAPEYQKKFLEFIDPANIVRRLQKNALIALRYMVIRDGKESYEMLRMAGVRDDENSETLRIIGVGFSDIDEEMRDSLAKNQALIDALKVAEEANKAKTVFLSNMSHEIRTPMNAIIGLDSLALHEENISPKMQDYLEKIGSSAEHLLSLINEILDMSRIESGRLTIRNEEFSFTKLLEQVNTIFNGQCEEKGIHYSCNVDQKIDSYYIGDGIKIRQILINILGNAVKFTPKDGNIAFDIKKTAKFDKNSTLTFKISDTGIGMSKEYLPKLFEPFSQENSGTANKYGSSGLGLAITKGIVDMMNGKIEVESEKGKGTTFTITLTLLNSGRSDVIESNDVEIRPSEMSVLVVDDDDVALQHAKVVLEKSGIAVETAPSGREAIEMVKLRHARCNPYSLVVLDWKMNEMDGVETARQIRAVTSDDTAIIVLTAYNWDDVLDEAHAAGVDSFIAKPILTDHLLDELKDILKKKRQHTAPKKTKAELTGRCILLAEDMEVNAQIMIEILKMRQVSTEHAENGRIAVEMFEKSPVGYYDAILMDMRMPEMDGLEATAAIRKLDRPDAKKIPIIALTANAFDEDVQRSLQAGLNAHLSKPVKPDILFETLEGML; encoded by the coding sequence ATGGTGTGGAAAAAAAGGAACGGCGTAAAAGACACAGCCGTCGGAAACATCGTTATGGCCATAGCTCTAATCGCAGGCTTTATATTCCTAGGCTATAGCGCGGTACAAAACGTTAGCTCCATGTTTATGGAAGAACTGGCCGGACGTAGAGAACAGTTTGTCGAGTCAAAACTTGAAGACTATATCAACAGCCTTGAATTTGCGGTTGAGCTTTTGACAACAGAAAATTTATCTAGTGAAAACAACTTTCAATCATACCAGTACCGTCTAAAGCATGTCTATGGATTGGAACGATTCGCCTTCGTCGATTCAAACGGGCTCATATACACCTCCAACGGAACACGTAACGACATTGATCTTTACGATTTCGATTATAAGAATCTCACCAAGCCCGTAATTTCACTAAAAAAAGCCGATGACGAAAACAAGACCCTCATCGTCGCTATTCCGATTAACAACAAATATTACAACCAGAAAAAACTTGTCGTTTCCTTTATGGAAATCACCATTGCGCGCCTTCTCGAAGGAGTTTCTCTACAGTTAGACACGAATAGCGCGGCATCTTGCAACATTTATACAAAAGACGGCAAGTCGCTGAAGAGCATGGTTCTCGGAGGACTCACCAACGATGAAAACTTGTTCACAGCCATGGAGCACGCCACATTTGAAGATGGCTACACCATTGACAAGATTCGCGATGACTTCGCGGCTCACAGGCAGGGTTCTACGTCATTTTCATACAACGGCATGCAAGAAACCGTTTATTATATGCCCGTCAAGTCTACAGACTGGATGTTGACATACCTCGTTCGTGACAACGTTTCCACAGAACAGATGAGTTACTTTTCTGAAGGCATTCTTGAGAGGAACCTCATCATCGCCATTATTATTTTATTCGTCATCATTATCTTATTCATTTTCTTCCTTATCCAAACACGACGCACAGCAAAGCTCAAAATCGAGCGTGAAATCATTGATGCCGAAAATAGAGTCAAGCAGAAGAAACTTGAAGACGAACTTGAGCTCCAGCAAAAGCTCATCGACCAGGAGCGCAAGCGTAACGAACAAAGTTACATGATTACTGCAATGGCATCAGATTACCAAAGCGTTTTTTATGTAGACCTGGAAGAGGACATCTCTATTTGCTATCGCAAAAACGATTCCGTTCCAACACCATTCAAGAAGGGTGACAAGTTTAAATTCAGCGAATCGTTTACTCAATACGCCCATAAATATGTCGCTCCGGAATACCAAAAGAAATTTCTTGAATTTATCGATCCCGCAAACATTGTCAGAAGATTGCAGAAAAACGCACTCATTGCGTTACGCTACATGGTCATCCGCGACGGCAAGGAAAGCTACGAAATGCTTCGCATGGCAGGCGTGCGAGATGACGAGAACAGCGAAACGCTCCGCATTATTGGCGTCGGGTTCTCCGACATTGACGAAGAAATGCGCGACTCTCTCGCCAAAAACCAAGCACTCATTGATGCGTTAAAGGTCGCCGAAGAAGCAAACAAGGCAAAGACCGTTTTCCTCTCGAACATGAGCCATGAAATACGCACCCCGATGAACGCCATTATCGGTCTTGACAGCCTTGCACTCCACGAAGAAAACATTTCCCCAAAGATGCAAGACTATCTCGAAAAGATTGGTTCCTCTGCCGAGCACCTTTTGAGCCTCATCAACGAAATCCTAGACATGAGCCGAATCGAAAGTGGAAGACTGACTATCCGCAACGAAGAATTTTCTTTCACGAAACTTCTCGAACAAGTGAATACCATTTTCAACGGCCAGTGCGAAGAAAAAGGCATCCATTACAGCTGCAATGTCGACCAGAAAATCGACAGCTATTATATTGGCGACGGCATAAAGATCCGCCAAATTCTCATCAACATTCTTGGAAACGCAGTCAAATTCACGCCGAAGGACGGCAATATAGCCTTTGACATCAAAAAGACGGCCAAATTCGACAAAAATTCTACGCTCACCTTCAAGATTAGCGACACTGGCATCGGCATGAGCAAGGAATACTTGCCAAAGCTCTTTGAACCGTTCAGCCAGGAAAATTCGGGAACGGCAAACAAGTACGGAAGTAGCGGTCTTGGGCTTGCTATTACCAAAGGTATTGTCGACATGATGAACGGCAAGATTGAAGTCGAAAGTGAAAAGGGCAAGGGTACGACATTTACGATTACGCTCACGCTTTTAAATTCAGGCCGCTCCGATGTTATCGAAAGTAACGATGTGGAAATCCGTCCGAGCGAAATGAGCGTCCTCGTCGTCGACGATGATGATGTGGCATTACAACACGCCAAAGTCGTTCTTGAAAAGTCGGGAATTGCCGTCGAAACAGCCCCTTCAGGACGAGAAGCCATCGAGATGGTAAAGCTCCGCCACGCCAGATGCAACCCATACAGCCTTGTCGTTTTGGACTGGAAGATGAACGAAATGGACGGCGTAGAAACGGCTCGACAAATTCGCGCAGTCACAAGCGACGACACGGCAATCATCGTGCTCACGGCCTACAACTGGGACGATGTTCTGGACGAAGCGCACGCTGCTGGCGTCGATAGCTTTATCGCAAAACCGATCTTGACGGACCACCTTCTGGACGAACTCAAGGACATCCTCAAGAAGAAACGCCAGCATACAGCACCCAAAAAGACGAAGGCAGAACTTACAGGAAGATGCATCCTCCTTGCCGAAGACATGGAAGTGAACGCCCAAATCATGATTGAAATTCTGAAGATGCGTCAGGTGAGTACGGAGCATGCCGAAAACGGAAGAATCGCCGTCGAGATGTTCGAAAAATCACCAGTCGGCTATTACGACGCCATTCTTATGGATATGCGCATGCCAGAGATGGATGGCTTGGAAGCGACGGCAGCCATCCGCAAATTGGACCGCCCCGACGCCAAAAAGATTCCGATTATCGCGCTCACAGCAAACGCATTCGATGAAGATGTTCAGCGCAGCTTGCAAGCAGGCCTCAACGCACATTTAAGCAAGCCTGTAAAGCCCGATATCTTGTTCGAAACGCTCGAAGGAATGCTTTAA
- a CDS encoding ABC transporter ATP-binding protein, whose protein sequence is MFRRETRDERREERVILSEVEGSSKVPVLRVKDVSVAFGFDKNGNSRDGKSPLQVTDRVSFDIFPGEFFALVGESGCGKSVTAMSILRLLPWPSAKIVNGEILFDVGANDAQSQNARDLVKLPLKDLQSVRGSEIACIFQEPMQALNPVVTIKKQLLEVFKFSAVSKDAQSQNASSQKECHSLLEEPAPDLFRGESPLDLIREQLRLAGFTDPDRVLNSYPHELSGGMLQRVCIVMALLPKPKLIIADEPTTALDVTVQAQVLAVLKEMAEKTGTAVLLITHNMGIVSQYAHRVAVMYAGRIVEEGHVREVINHPMHPYTQGLLAAIPESHSDLRTLASIPGSVPHPKDFAKGCRFADRCCKCAQASAEVREKCLSAELPTKIAEADHFAYCFCAK, encoded by the coding sequence ATGTTTAGACGAGAGACGAGAGACGAGAGACGAGAGGAACGCGTCATCCTGAGCGAAGTCGAAGGATCCAGTAAAGTCCCCGTTTTGCGTGTTAAAGATGTTTCGGTGGCGTTTGGATTTGACAAGAACGGCAATTCGCGCGATGGCAAGTCGCCATTGCAAGTGACGGACCGCGTCTCGTTTGATATTTTCCCCGGCGAATTCTTTGCGTTGGTGGGCGAGTCCGGTTGCGGAAAGAGCGTGACTGCGATGAGCATTTTGCGCTTGTTGCCGTGGCCGAGTGCAAAGATTGTGAACGGCGAGATTTTGTTCGATGTGGGGGCGAATGATGCGCAATCTCAAAATGCCCGCGACCTTGTAAAGCTCCCGCTTAAGGATTTGCAATCCGTCCGCGGTTCCGAAATTGCGTGCATTTTCCAGGAACCGATGCAAGCGCTGAATCCTGTCGTCACCATCAAAAAGCAACTCCTCGAAGTTTTCAAGTTCAGCGCAGTCTCGAAGGACGCTCAGTCCCAAAATGCGTCGTCCCAAAAGGAATGTCATTCCCTACTTGAAGAGCCTGCCCCGGACTTGTTCCGGGGGGAATCTCCTTTAGACCTTATCCGCGAACAGCTCCGCTTGGCCGGTTTCACCGACCCCGACCGCGTTTTGAATTCCTATCCGCATGAACTTTCGGGCGGCATGCTCCAGCGTGTTTGCATCGTGATGGCGCTTTTGCCAAAGCCAAAATTGATTATCGCCGATGAACCGACAACTGCTTTGGATGTGACTGTTCAGGCTCAAGTTCTTGCTGTGCTCAAGGAAATGGCCGAGAAAACGGGAACTGCAGTTCTCCTCATTACGCACAATATGGGTATTGTTTCGCAGTACGCCCATCGCGTGGCTGTGATGTACGCCGGTCGCATCGTCGAAGAAGGTCATGTCCGCGAAGTCATCAACCATCCGATGCACCCGTACACGCAAGGACTCTTGGCTGCGATTCCTGAAAGCCATAGCGACTTGCGCACGCTCGCGTCCATTCCGGGGTCTGTGCCGCATCCAAAGGATTTTGCCAAGGGTTGCCGCTTTGCCGATCGCTGCTGTAAATGCGCACAGGCTTCTGCCGAAGTTCGCGAAAAATGCCTTTCCGCCGAACTCCCGACGAAAATTGCCGAAGCGGACCATTTCGCCTATTGCTTTTGTGCCAAGTAA
- a CDS encoding ABC transporter permease: MKLRLSTETLNRLKRFRKNKRAFWSLVILVVAYLLSLTSPWTVNDEPFYLRYNGKSYFPAFARYSEADFGGEYKTEQDYAKLFADVEECKQDEEDGFPRAGGCPEMWTLMPPVPHDPLKADLSEEGTPPFAPSAKHWLGTDSNGRDVLSRLIHGFRICISFSLLLTVLGTFLGIVIGGIQGYLGKFWDTGMQRMIEIWSSLPMLYVVILIGSIYGRSFWLLILIMAAFNWLSLSYYMRAEFLKLRSMTYVMSAKVLGLGHRHIFFKEILPNAMTPVVTLFPFTLIGGIGSLTSLDFLGFGLQPPTPSWGELMSQGLNNLYAPWISVSTVAALFVTLLLTTFVGEGVRDAMDPKSGDRYV; encoded by the coding sequence ATGAAACTTAGACTTTCGACAGAAACTTTGAATCGCCTGAAGCGCTTCCGCAAGAACAAGCGCGCCTTTTGGTCGCTTGTAATTTTGGTGGTGGCGTACTTGCTTTCGCTCACGAGCCCGTGGACGGTGAATGACGAACCGTTCTATTTGCGCTACAACGGCAAGAGCTATTTTCCAGCGTTTGCGCGTTACAGCGAAGCGGACTTTGGCGGCGAATACAAGACGGAACAGGATTACGCAAAGCTTTTTGCGGATGTCGAAGAATGTAAGCAGGATGAAGAAGACGGATTCCCACGTGCTGGAGGCTGCCCCGAGATGTGGACGCTCATGCCGCCAGTGCCGCACGATCCGCTGAAGGCGGATCTGAGCGAGGAGGGAACCCCTCCATTTGCGCCGAGCGCAAAGCACTGGCTCGGGACCGATAGCAATGGGCGAGATGTTCTTTCGCGCTTGATTCACGGGTTCCGCATTTGCATTAGCTTTAGCTTGCTTTTGACAGTGCTCGGGACGTTTCTTGGCATTGTCATCGGTGGCATCCAGGGCTATCTCGGGAAGTTCTGGGATACGGGCATGCAGCGTATGATTGAAATCTGGTCTTCGCTCCCGATGCTTTACGTTGTGATTCTCATTGGCAGTATTTACGGTCGCAGTTTCTGGCTTTTGATTCTCATCATGGCGGCGTTTAACTGGCTTTCGCTTAGCTACTACATGCGTGCGGAATTTCTGAAGCTCCGCAGTATGACGTACGTGATGTCTGCGAAAGTTCTTGGACTTGGGCATCGCCATATCTTTTTCAAGGAAATCTTGCCGAACGCAATGACGCCTGTGGTGACGCTTTTCCCGTTCACGCTTATCGGTGGAATCGGGAGCCTCACGTCGCTGGACTTCTTGGGCTTTGGACTCCAGCCGCCGACTCCGAGCTGGGGTGAACTCATGAGCCAGGGACTCAACAACCTCTACGCTCCGTGGATTTCTGTTAGCACGGTCGCGGCGCTCTTTGTGACGCTCCTCCTTACGACATTTGTTGGCGAAGGCGTGAGGGATGCTATGGACCCGAAGTCGGGAGATAGGTATGTTTAA